One Roseomonas sp. OT10 DNA window includes the following coding sequences:
- a CDS encoding type II toxin-antitoxin system VapC family toxin: MRLLLDTHVLLWALAEPGRLDAGVRALLEDPENDVLFSAASIWEIAIKAGLGRTDFAVRPEEVASAAVATGFTELPVRAEVAARVVELPPYHRDPFDRLLVAQAMAGPLRLYTADPLLPPYTELVTLIG, translated from the coding sequence ATGCGCCTGTTGCTGGACACCCATGTGCTGCTGTGGGCGTTGGCGGAGCCGGGACGACTGGATGCCGGGGTCCGGGCTCTGCTCGAGGACCCGGAGAACGACGTGCTGTTCAGCGCTGCCAGCATCTGGGAGATCGCCATCAAGGCTGGTCTCGGCCGCACCGACTTCGCGGTGCGGCCGGAGGAGGTCGCCAGCGCGGCGGTCGCGACCGGCTTCACGGAGCTGCCGGTGCGGGCCGAGGTTGCCGCCCGGGTAGTGGAACTGCCACCATACCACCGCGACCCTTTCGACCGGCTGCTGGTGGCGCAGGCCATGGCCGGGCCGCTGCGGCTCTACACCGCCGACCCGTTGCTACCGCCCTACACGGAACTGGTCACGCTGATCGGCTGA
- a CDS encoding type II toxin-antitoxin system Phd/YefM family antitoxin, with translation METVNIHAAKTQLSRLVDAAAAGQEIVIARAGKPVAKLVPLDGPIRRPRRVLGSLSGHLRVPTDFDVPLPDEVLDAFGTR, from the coding sequence ATGGAAACCGTCAATATCCACGCGGCCAAGACGCAGCTCTCGCGCTTGGTCGATGCCGCCGCCGCCGGGCAGGAGATCGTGATCGCTCGCGCCGGCAAGCCTGTGGCCAAGCTCGTGCCCCTCGACGGTCCGATAAGGAGGCCGCGGAGAGTGCTGGGCAGCTTGTCCGGCCACCTGCGGGTGCCGACAGACTTCGACGTGCCACTGCCAGACGAGGTACTGGACGCCTTCGGGACGCGCTGA
- the cas2e gene encoding type I-E CRISPR-associated endoribonuclease Cas2e, giving the protein MLVIVVENAPPRLRGRLAVWLLEIRAGVYVGTYGRRVREMLWEQVQTGIEDGNAVIAWAAPTDAGFLFETCGRNRRVPTDLDGFRLVAFGPEAAYSALPPLQHRNRRSDR; this is encoded by the coding sequence ATGCTGGTCATCGTGGTTGAGAACGCGCCGCCCCGTCTGCGGGGGCGGCTGGCGGTGTGGCTGCTGGAGATCAGGGCCGGGGTCTATGTCGGGACCTATGGTCGCCGCGTGCGCGAGATGCTGTGGGAGCAGGTGCAGACGGGCATCGAGGACGGCAATGCCGTGATCGCCTGGGCCGCTCCGACCGATGCGGGGTTCCTGTTCGAGACCTGTGGCCGGAATCGGCGTGTGCCGACGGATTTGGATGGCTTTCGACTGGTCGCCTTCGGGCCGGAGGCAGCATACTCGGCTCTGCCTCCACTACAGCATCGGAACAGGCGTTCCGACCGGTAG